From a region of the Leptospira kmetyi serovar Malaysia str. Bejo-Iso9 genome:
- a CDS encoding 7TM diverse intracellular signaling domain-containing protein: protein MKFRVSLFTFLLTFGIAFSVSTNVFSQTQTQTNTKTSSSSASSSPSVSASSPSLTEEFVFSLSGDMKGKYLGKNLQILEDSNAQIRIENFSDLNFNPDWQKFGKDSLSKGYTRSVFWVRFKTRYQNHEFGSHPWFLELANPASEEFTVYKKISGFPIRYEEIKKDQSVRYFHPVYRLVSKNSATDEYLIRVATRRSLILNFKAWSVYEFIINVQIQNILFGLFFGAILVMLVYNGFVLSTVKEAGYLFYVLYLLSFTLWQLSVTGVGNQYLFSDALKTWNDFLVSFAYLAIVFSIQFTRSFLHTDRKTKILDRILVLFMIPGVVGIVLSFFPIFYFWNMQALTYFPILASVIVIYAGIDRYRQGYRPARFFLMAWSVLVIFIMVTVLRNLSILPSNLFTNWGSLIGSLLEMTLLSFALADRFKSLQAESLRTSIDAYENQIKLSELEQELKIARELQESILPDKLPKLEGIELSVKMECASSVGGDFYDFHDYGDGRLGVFISDVSGHGIPAAIIASMVKLAFSIEVRKAVEPADLLKNVNRALMGKYGKHFITAAYLIIDINKGIITYSNAGHPPIAILNHTKGEFREIFLPGWIMGLDGNLKNGQLIIPIKRNDRVVLFTDGVTEARNKFGQMFGYQKFYDLLKSHSEIQGGVLNQIVFDTVRNWSGRGDQFEDDITLLILDLNGKTEKDLGETIVPPYQEISKTGS from the coding sequence TTGAAGTTTAGAGTTTCGCTTTTTACCTTTCTTTTGACGTTCGGAATCGCCTTCTCGGTTTCGACTAACGTATTTTCGCAGACCCAAACCCAGACAAATACCAAAACGTCTTCTTCGTCGGCTTCCTCTTCGCCCTCCGTCTCCGCTTCTTCTCCTTCTTTAACGGAAGAATTCGTATTTTCCCTTTCGGGAGACATGAAAGGAAAATATTTGGGGAAGAATCTTCAAATATTAGAAGATTCGAATGCTCAAATTCGGATCGAGAATTTTTCCGATCTGAATTTCAATCCGGATTGGCAAAAATTCGGAAAGGACAGTCTTTCCAAAGGTTATACCCGTTCCGTGTTTTGGGTTCGTTTTAAAACCCGTTATCAAAACCACGAGTTCGGTTCTCATCCTTGGTTTTTGGAATTGGCCAATCCCGCTTCGGAAGAATTTACCGTTTATAAAAAAATCTCCGGGTTTCCGATCCGCTACGAAGAAATCAAAAAAGATCAGAGCGTTCGTTATTTTCATCCGGTTTATCGTCTCGTTTCCAAAAACTCGGCGACGGACGAATATCTGATCCGCGTCGCAACAAGACGATCCTTGATCCTAAACTTCAAGGCTTGGAGCGTTTACGAATTCATAATCAACGTTCAGATTCAGAACATATTGTTCGGATTGTTTTTCGGCGCGATTCTCGTGATGCTCGTGTACAACGGTTTCGTTTTGTCCACCGTTAAGGAAGCCGGTTATCTTTTTTACGTCCTTTATCTTTTGTCCTTCACCTTATGGCAGTTATCCGTAACCGGAGTCGGAAACCAATATCTCTTTTCGGACGCTTTGAAAACCTGGAACGATTTTTTGGTTTCGTTTGCGTATCTCGCGATCGTTTTTTCGATCCAGTTTACCAGGTCCTTTCTCCATACGGACCGGAAGACCAAGATTCTGGATCGGATTCTCGTTTTGTTTATGATTCCGGGCGTCGTGGGAATCGTTCTTTCTTTTTTTCCAATATTCTATTTTTGGAATATGCAGGCTTTGACATACTTTCCGATTCTCGCATCCGTGATCGTTATCTACGCGGGAATCGATCGTTATCGCCAGGGTTATAGACCGGCTCGATTCTTTTTAATGGCTTGGTCGGTACTCGTTATTTTTATCATGGTCACGGTTTTGCGGAACCTTTCGATTCTTCCGAGTAATCTTTTCACCAACTGGGGGTCTTTGATCGGTTCCTTGTTGGAGATGACTTTGTTGTCGTTTGCGCTTGCGGATCGGTTCAAATCCTTACAAGCAGAAAGTTTACGGACGAGCATCGACGCGTACGAAAATCAGATCAAACTTTCCGAACTCGAACAGGAACTCAAGATCGCGAGGGAACTTCAAGAATCCATTCTCCCCGATAAACTTCCGAAACTGGAAGGAATCGAACTTTCGGTTAAGATGGAATGCGCTAGTTCGGTGGGCGGAGACTTTTACGATTTCCACGATTACGGAGACGGAAGACTCGGCGTTTTTATCAGCGACGTTTCCGGTCACGGGATTCCCGCGGCGATCATCGCGTCCATGGTCAAACTCGCGTTTTCGATCGAGGTTCGAAAAGCGGTCGAGCCGGCGGATCTGCTAAAGAACGTTAACCGCGCATTGATGGGAAAATACGGAAAACATTTTATCACGGCCGCTTATCTGATCATCGACATCAACAAAGGTATCATAACGTATTCGAACGCGGGACATCCGCCGATAGCCATTCTCAATCATACCAAGGGAGAATTTAGAGAGATCTTTTTGCCCGGTTGGATCATGGGCTTGGACGGAAATCTTAAAAACGGTCAGTTGATCATTCCGATTAAGAGGAACGATCGGGTCGTTCTGTTTACGGACGGCGTCACCGAGGCTCGAAACAAATTCGGTCAGATGTTCGGTTATCAGAAGTTTTACGATCTTTTAAAGTCGCATTCCGAAATTCAGGGCGGGGTTTTGAATCAGATCGTTTTCGATACGGTGAGAAATTGGTCGGGAAGAGGGGATCAGTTCGAGGACGATATCACTCTTTTGATTTTGGATTTGAACGGTAAGACGGAAAAGGATTTGGGAGAAACGATCGTTCCTCCCTATCAAGAAATTTCTAAAACTGGTAGTTGA
- a CDS encoding adhesin OmpL37 family surface protein, with amino-acid sequence MRAVFGTVILFVLTIPFSVFADYASNGATHLVRVERGLKTNEFLIKALNSSISNIGSEVDKALYKRIIQHHVETNQLYFQFDLEKSYSELKRTQDLLVILYSSLIEASKKTIRGELNSLGYKAIRGTDARPKKHLEMGYRELASAEQKKVIADNSRPYLQPIKLELLYESLKLLKQSRKYVILLSMEYLSDFPPDPESEDFFGILSEINRAMFSRKDEFARIHFDNHFHTYSGENLYDTYWQDPALEELEKPLGDIDAAYLRARRQAKR; translated from the coding sequence ATGAGAGCCGTGTTCGGAACCGTAATCCTTTTTGTTTTAACGATTCCATTCTCCGTTTTTGCGGATTATGCGAGCAACGGCGCCACGCACCTCGTTCGAGTCGAAAGAGGATTAAAGACGAACGAGTTTCTCATCAAGGCCTTGAACAGTTCGATTTCGAACATAGGTTCCGAAGTGGACAAGGCTCTTTATAAAAGAATCATCCAACATCACGTGGAAACCAATCAGCTGTATTTTCAGTTCGATCTCGAAAAATCCTATTCCGAACTCAAACGCACTCAGGATCTGCTCGTGATTCTTTATTCCAGTTTGATCGAAGCGAGCAAAAAAACCATTCGAGGAGAATTGAATTCCCTCGGCTACAAAGCAATTCGAGGAACGGACGCAAGACCGAAAAAACATCTCGAGATGGGCTATCGGGAATTGGCTTCCGCCGAACAAAAAAAAGTGATCGCGGACAATTCAAGACCGTATCTTCAACCGATCAAATTGGAACTGCTTTACGAATCCTTAAAGTTGCTCAAACAATCCCGTAAGTACGTCATTCTTCTTTCCATGGAATATCTTTCCGATTTTCCGCCCGATCCGGAAAGCGAGGATTTTTTCGGAATATTAAGCGAAATCAATCGGGCCATGTTCTCCCGTAAGGACGAGTTCGCGAGAATCCATTTCGACAATCATTTCCATACCTATTCCGGAGAAAATCTCTACGACACGTATTGGCAAGACCCGGCCTTGGAAGAATTGGAAAAACCGCTCGGCGACATCGACGCGGCGTATCTCCGCGCGAGAAGACAAGCCAAACGTTGA
- a CDS encoding 50S ribosomal protein L25/general stress protein Ctc — protein sequence MSQSTIHKIAVKKRTETGKNENNRLRSSGMVPVNIIGAGVATSGAVNEKELEKMVHSGIRQSTLIELDVEGQGAQKVFVKEIQRFPEIDRIRHVDFYKVVPGQKIVTKIGIETTGIAKGSKTGGQFEHIIHEIRVKTIPEDLIENLTIDVTDLDVGDAIKISQLKVPASWEILINGDPIVTSVNKTKALLAAERAEAKGADDAKGKKGKK from the coding sequence ATGAGCCAGAGCACAATTCACAAAATCGCGGTTAAAAAAAGAACGGAAACCGGTAAAAACGAAAACAACCGTCTTCGTTCCTCCGGAATGGTTCCCGTGAATATCATCGGCGCAGGCGTTGCGACTTCCGGCGCGGTAAACGAGAAAGAACTTGAAAAGATGGTTCATTCCGGAATCCGTCAGTCCACTCTGATCGAACTCGACGTGGAAGGCCAAGGCGCGCAAAAAGTTTTCGTAAAAGAAATCCAAAGATTTCCTGAGATCGATAGAATCCGTCACGTGGACTTTTACAAAGTCGTTCCGGGTCAAAAAATCGTTACTAAAATCGGTATCGAAACGACCGGAATCGCGAAAGGTTCCAAGACCGGCGGTCAATTCGAACATATCATTCACGAGATTCGCGTTAAAACGATCCCGGAAGATTTGATCGAAAACCTTACGATCGACGTTACCGATCTCGACGTGGGCGACGCGATCAAGATCAGTCAGTTGAAAGTTCCTGCGAGCTGGGAAATTTTGATCAACGGAGATCCGATCGTGACTTCCGTGAATAAAACGAAAGCTCTCCTTGCCGCTGAAAGAGCGGAAGCTAAAGGCGCTGACGACGCTAAAGGCAAGAAAGGAAAAAAATAA
- a CDS encoding EVE domain-containing protein, producing the protein MNYWLFKTEPDVFSIDDLHKAPSHIAPWEGVRNYQARNFLRDSIKKGDLVLFYHSRANPLSIVGIAEVVKPGYPDHFAFDPSHKYFDPKSKTENPTWYMVDIKFKKKFPEPVTMEEMKTHKALKNMVLLQKGSRLSIQPVSPAEFQYILGLAGVKL; encoded by the coding sequence ATGAATTACTGGCTCTTTAAGACCGAACCCGACGTCTTCTCCATAGACGACTTACACAAGGCTCCTTCCCACATCGCTCCTTGGGAAGGAGTAAGAAATTATCAAGCCCGCAATTTCTTGCGTGACAGTATTAAAAAAGGGGATTTAGTTCTCTTCTACCACAGTAGGGCGAACCCTCTTTCCATCGTTGGAATTGCGGAAGTGGTCAAACCGGGTTATCCGGATCATTTTGCGTTCGATCCTTCTCACAAATACTTCGATCCGAAGAGTAAGACTGAGAATCCTACGTGGTATATGGTAGATATTAAATTTAAAAAGAAATTCCCAGAACCTGTCACGATGGAAGAAATGAAAACACATAAAGCGCTGAAGAATATGGTTCTTTTACAGAAAGGTTCGCGTCTTTCGATTCAGCCGGTTTCTCCCGCAGAGTTTCAGTACATTCTGGGACTTGCGGGTGTGAAACTTTGA
- the pth gene encoding aminoacyl-tRNA hydrolase has protein sequence MKLIVGLGNPGDRYNNNRSNIGFKILDVIANNINVEIKTKKKKSLIGRGDFEGEEVVLLKPQTFSDLSGESVLYIASFLKIQVGEILVIQEDWSLPLGRIVVDKGTQETDHPGVKSIIQSLRSPNFIRIRIGIWNDGFDLKARDSFLKEDFEPMENLSLIQIINDAEAAIRSISLGDIDDVIEKYHL, from the coding sequence ATGAAGCTGATCGTCGGACTCGGGAATCCAGGGGACAGATACAACAACAACCGTTCAAACATCGGTTTCAAAATTTTAGATGTTATCGCCAATAACATCAATGTTGAAATTAAGACCAAGAAGAAGAAATCTCTGATTGGTCGCGGTGATTTTGAGGGGGAAGAAGTTGTACTCTTAAAGCCTCAGACTTTCAGCGACTTATCCGGCGAATCCGTTTTATACATCGCTTCGTTTCTAAAAATCCAAGTGGGAGAGATTCTGGTCATTCAAGAAGACTGGTCTCTTCCTCTCGGAAGAATCGTAGTCGATAAGGGAACGCAAGAAACGGATCACCCCGGAGTGAAGTCCATCATCCAATCTCTTCGTTCTCCGAATTTTATCCGAATTCGGATCGGAATCTGGAACGACGGTTTCGATTTGAAGGCTCGGGATTCTTTCTTAAAGGAAGATTTCGAACCGATGGAAAACCTGAGTCTGATTCAGATCATCAACGACGCGGAAGCGGCGATTCGTTCGATTTCTCTCGGAGATATCGACGACGTGATCGAAAAATATCATCTTTGA
- the ftsH gene encoding ATP-dependent zinc metalloprotease FtsH, with amino-acid sequence MNKNLKNVFFVLIIMMVVLIIAYNYENNAGATKDISYSDFLNMLEPVEGKKPLGKLYKGSVDKYNKIQIEKDVIEGFYIPSEYAESKTAKPVKFRTTVAPLDKDLIASLRRANVSFDARSAEEGKFWSVIGSNILLIVILIGLFWFIMMRQIQSTGNKAFSFGKSKAKMTVDPKVKITFEDVAGCEEAKEELVEIIEFLKDPKKFHAIGARIPTGVLLVGPPGTGKTLLARAVAGEAGVPFFSISGSDFVEMFVGVGASRVRDLFDQGKKNSPCIIFIDEIDAVGRLRGAGLGGGHDEREQTLNQMLVEMDGFEKNEGVIVMAATNRADVLDPALLRPGRFDRQVMVDLPDIKGREEILKVHSRKVPMTSDISLHSIARGTPGFTGADLANLINEGALLAARKNKKRVTQEELEEARDKVMMGPERKSFFISEKEKEVIAYHEAGHAILGTLLPYTEPVHKVTIIPRGRALGLTQSLPKEDKHILPKTYWLDQIVVAMGGFIAEEFKFGVTSTGSSNDIQQASNIARKMVCEWGMSEKLGTVNYSGDQANVFIGRDMGHSSKYYSEEFAAMIDKEVREIILTCLNKGRDLVRKNASKFEGLAKALLAKETISHEELMTIVHPANEEGAKKKSEKSVKSKKQNGIKTNPAYNAGME; translated from the coding sequence ATGAACAAGAACTTGAAAAACGTATTCTTTGTCCTGATTATTATGATGGTCGTTTTGATCATCGCCTACAATTACGAAAACAACGCAGGCGCGACCAAGGATATCTCCTATTCCGATTTTTTGAATATGCTCGAACCGGTGGAAGGTAAAAAACCTCTCGGTAAATTGTATAAGGGCAGCGTCGACAAATACAATAAGATCCAAATCGAAAAAGACGTGATCGAAGGTTTTTATATTCCCTCCGAATACGCCGAATCCAAAACCGCAAAGCCGGTGAAATTCAGAACCACGGTCGCTCCTCTCGACAAGGATCTGATCGCTTCCTTAAGAAGAGCTAACGTGTCCTTCGACGCTCGCTCCGCCGAGGAAGGAAAATTCTGGAGCGTCATCGGAAGCAACATTCTTCTTATCGTTATTTTAATCGGTCTCTTCTGGTTCATCATGATGAGGCAAATTCAATCGACCGGAAACAAAGCGTTCTCCTTCGGTAAATCCAAAGCAAAAATGACCGTCGATCCGAAAGTAAAAATCACTTTCGAAGACGTCGCTGGTTGCGAGGAAGCCAAGGAAGAATTGGTCGAGATAATCGAGTTCTTAAAAGATCCTAAAAAGTTTCATGCGATCGGCGCGAGAATTCCCACCGGTGTTCTGTTAGTCGGTCCTCCGGGAACCGGTAAGACCTTGCTCGCAAGAGCGGTTGCGGGAGAAGCGGGAGTTCCATTCTTTTCCATTTCCGGATCGGACTTCGTGGAAATGTTCGTAGGGGTGGGAGCTTCCCGAGTACGCGACCTCTTCGATCAAGGTAAGAAGAATTCTCCTTGTATCATCTTTATCGACGAGATCGACGCGGTCGGTCGTTTGAGAGGAGCCGGACTCGGCGGTGGACACGACGAAAGAGAACAAACTCTCAACCAAATGCTCGTCGAGATGGACGGCTTCGAAAAGAACGAAGGTGTGATCGTGATGGCGGCTACGAACCGCGCAGACGTTTTGGATCCTGCATTGCTCAGACCGGGACGTTTCGATCGCCAAGTAATGGTGGATCTTCCGGATATCAAAGGCCGCGAAGAAATTCTCAAAGTGCATTCTCGCAAAGTTCCGATGACCAGCGATATTTCTCTTCACTCGATCGCAAGAGGAACCCCCGGTTTTACCGGAGCGGATTTGGCGAACCTCATCAACGAAGGTGCGTTACTTGCCGCTCGTAAGAATAAGAAAAGAGTGACTCAAGAGGAACTCGAAGAAGCGCGCGACAAAGTGATGATGGGTCCTGAAAGAAAATCATTCTTCATTTCCGAAAAGGAAAAAGAAGTCATCGCGTATCACGAAGCGGGTCATGCGATCTTAGGAACCCTTCTTCCTTATACCGAACCTGTTCACAAGGTTACGATCATTCCGAGAGGACGCGCGCTCGGACTTACACAATCCCTTCCTAAAGAGGACAAACACATTCTCCCTAAAACCTATTGGCTCGATCAAATCGTAGTGGCGATGGGCGGATTTATCGCGGAAGAATTTAAGTTCGGAGTTACTTCCACCGGTTCCAGCAACGACATTCAACAAGCGTCCAACATCGCTCGTAAGATGGTCTGCGAATGGGGAATGTCCGAAAAACTCGGAACCGTAAATTACAGCGGCGATCAAGCGAACGTGTTTATCGGAAGAGATATGGGTCATAGTAGTAAATATTATTCCGAAGAATTCGCGGCGATGATCGACAAGGAAGTCCGTGAAATCATTCTAACCTGTCTGAACAAAGGACGCGATCTGGTTCGTAAGAACGCATCCAAGTTCGAAGGTCTTGCAAAGGCTCTTCTGGCTAAGGAAACCATTTCTCACGAGGAACTGATGACGATCGTTCATCCGGCCAACGAGGAAGGCGCAAAAAAAAAGTCGGAAAAGTCCGTGAAGTCTAAAAAGCAAAACGGTATTAAAACGAACCCAGCGTACAACGCCGGAATGGAATGA
- a CDS encoding DUF4178 domain-containing protein, with protein sequence MLELSCPNCGAPVPFQSKASIYGVCPNCKTLTLQKNQSLESLGKAGELVPDLSPIQIGTSGKTKDGIQFQVVGRIQQQYSLGTWNEWHAISQDGNSIWLAEAQGQFMITQLRPTSQNEVFPEHDSIQNTETPPDVYFITSKTSKQLLHAGDTLKLDNELWMIREIGLATCVGGEGELPVGFQTGTTSVLLDLATDQGWFATLDYSHTPPLYFKGMIYNFDQIDFINLRDPKAFTGFQKLKEAKAIQCLGCGASLSQRSPDFSKSIACEYCGTVMDTSKDELTILSKFEEVMKDNVYLQPGTKLTLKGKECEVLGVVKKSVHADGQIFPWTEYLLHFTGGYYWLNETNGHWTVFEPVPFIPRTVIGSYPPKKNFQKEEYKLFNSSNAGTDFAYGEFYYKIHAGDTAELADFIAPPKMLSSEKTPNELFWSVGEYVPVDELKKSIQGEVELPTPEGIGAAQPNPFTKIRKRNVRIATWLSAIMLFVQIGFCWTAQDKEVFTKEFSYVRDPAPGGTTDSSFVTETFLLDGGDRQNVQIKITVPDLSNHYIYYSLALINTKTDIAYDTGLEISYYQGYEDGESWSEGDKSADVIIGEVPAGEYYLRLESESDFPQGSGANVSLSIKRDVDQSVYYFLFLLAIWLPVPYSLFRSYSFEASRNENSDFAPTSSSDDSDYDDDSSYNDD encoded by the coding sequence GTGTTAGAACTGAGTTGTCCCAACTGCGGAGCGCCCGTACCGTTTCAGAGTAAGGCTTCGATTTACGGAGTCTGCCCGAATTGTAAAACTCTGACCCTCCAAAAAAATCAATCCCTCGAAAGTTTAGGCAAGGCCGGAGAGCTTGTTCCCGATCTTTCTCCGATTCAAATCGGAACCTCCGGTAAAACCAAGGACGGGATTCAGTTTCAAGTCGTGGGAAGAATTCAACAGCAGTACAGCCTCGGAACTTGGAACGAATGGCACGCGATTTCCCAAGACGGAAATTCCATTTGGCTCGCGGAAGCTCAAGGACAATTTATGATCACACAACTTCGTCCCACTTCTCAAAACGAAGTTTTTCCGGAACACGATTCGATTCAGAATACGGAAACTCCTCCGGACGTTTATTTTATCACTTCCAAAACCTCCAAACAACTCCTCCATGCGGGAGACACTCTCAAACTCGACAACGAACTCTGGATGATCCGGGAAATCGGTCTCGCGACCTGCGTCGGCGGCGAGGGAGAATTGCCCGTGGGATTTCAAACGGGAACCACTTCCGTTCTTTTGGATTTGGCGACCGATCAGGGCTGGTTTGCTACATTAGATTATTCTCATACGCCTCCCTTGTATTTCAAGGGAATGATTTACAACTTCGATCAGATCGACTTCATCAATCTGAGAGATCCGAAGGCATTTACGGGTTTTCAAAAACTGAAAGAAGCGAAGGCGATCCAGTGTTTGGGATGCGGCGCATCTTTGAGTCAAAGAAGTCCGGACTTTTCGAAGTCGATCGCCTGCGAATATTGCGGAACCGTGATGGACACGAGCAAGGACGAACTCACCATTCTTTCCAAGTTCGAAGAAGTCATGAAAGACAACGTGTATCTACAACCGGGAACCAAACTCACTCTCAAAGGAAAAGAATGCGAGGTTCTTGGAGTGGTTAAAAAATCCGTTCACGCGGATGGACAAATTTTTCCTTGGACCGAATACCTTCTTCATTTCACCGGCGGTTACTATTGGTTGAACGAAACGAACGGACATTGGACCGTTTTCGAACCGGTTCCGTTTATTCCGAGAACGGTCATCGGTTCTTATCCGCCGAAAAAGAACTTTCAAAAAGAAGAATACAAACTATTCAATTCTTCGAATGCGGGAACCGACTTCGCGTACGGAGAATTCTATTATAAGATCCACGCAGGCGACACTGCGGAACTCGCGGATTTTATCGCTCCTCCTAAAATGCTTTCTTCGGAAAAAACTCCGAACGAACTTTTTTGGTCCGTGGGAGAATACGTTCCCGTCGACGAACTCAAGAAATCCATCCAAGGCGAAGTGGAACTTCCGACTCCCGAAGGAATCGGAGCCGCACAACCGAATCCTTTTACGAAGATCCGAAAACGAAACGTAAGAATCGCGACTTGGTTATCGGCTATCATGCTCTTCGTTCAAATCGGTTTTTGTTGGACCGCGCAAGACAAGGAAGTATTCACGAAAGAATTCTCCTATGTGAGAGATCCCGCTCCGGGCGGAACGACGGATTCTTCTTTCGTAACGGAAACGTTTCTTTTGGACGGTGGAGACAGACAGAACGTTCAGATCAAAATAACCGTTCCGGATCTTTCCAATCATTACATCTATTATTCTTTGGCGTTGATCAACACGAAGACGGACATCGCATACGATACCGGTTTGGAAATCAGTTATTACCAAGGTTACGAAGACGGTGAAAGTTGGTCCGAAGGGGACAAATCCGCGGACGTCATCATCGGCGAGGTTCCCGCAGGAGAATATTATCTCAGACTCGAATCCGAATCCGATTTTCCTCAAGGAAGTGGAGCGAACGTTTCCTTGTCGATCAAAAGGGACGTGGATCAGTCCGTTTATTATTTTCTTTTTTTACTCGCGATTTGGCTGCCTGTTCCTTATTCCCTTTTTAGAAGTTATTCCTTCGAGGCTTCGAGAAACGAAAACAGCGATTTCGCTCCGACGAGTTCGAGCGACGACTCGGATTACGACGACGATTCTTCGTATAACGACGATTAA
- a CDS encoding polyamine aminopropyltransferase, translating into MQTALYISVLIISSCGLVYELLAGTIASYLLGETVTQFSLIIGTYLFSMGVGSWLSKYVEKDLVPKFLEIELAIGLVGGFSSAILYLSFGQIRYFQIPLFLLVVLIGILVGLEIPVLLRILKKELQFKELVSRVLSLDYVGALLASILFPIFFAPKLGLIRTGFIFGILNAGVALWGTWALPLKHSRMILLRAQSVIVLTFLILGFSFSDLITYYSEESLYTDEIILSKQSQFQRIIVTRWKNEIRLFLNGHLQFSSRDEYRYHETLVHPALLAHPAPKRVLVLGGGDGLAVREILKHKGVESITLVDLDPAITNLFTDHGMLKELNDESLKNSKVKVINTDAFVWLENSEEVFDAVIIDFPDPSNFSLGKLYTTAFFQVLKRRMNETSVLEIQSTSPLFARSSYWCIERTIASLGLQTLPIHVYVPSFGEWGFVLAGQKPIRFKKEFPDHLRFLNQQELESIQVFPQDMSRIPVEINRLDNQALVRYYDREWNRILD; encoded by the coding sequence TTGCAGACCGCGCTTTATATATCCGTTCTCATCATCTCTTCCTGCGGCCTTGTTTACGAACTTTTGGCCGGAACCATCGCCTCCTATCTTCTTGGAGAAACCGTAACTCAGTTTTCCCTCATCATCGGAACGTATCTGTTTTCGATGGGAGTCGGTTCGTGGTTGTCCAAGTACGTGGAAAAGGATCTCGTTCCCAAGTTTTTGGAAATCGAATTGGCGATCGGACTTGTGGGCGGTTTTAGCTCCGCGATTTTATATCTGAGCTTCGGGCAGATTCGGTATTTTCAAATTCCTTTGTTTTTACTCGTGGTTCTGATCGGAATATTGGTCGGTCTTGAAATTCCGGTTCTGCTTCGGATTTTAAAGAAGGAACTTCAATTCAAGGAATTGGTTTCCAGAGTGTTGAGTCTGGATTACGTGGGCGCTCTTCTCGCTTCCATTCTGTTTCCGATTTTTTTCGCTCCTAAGTTGGGTTTGATTCGGACTGGATTTATATTCGGAATTTTGAATGCGGGAGTCGCGCTTTGGGGAACCTGGGCTTTGCCTTTAAAACATTCGAGAATGATTTTGCTCCGCGCTCAATCCGTGATCGTGTTAACTTTTTTGATCTTGGGTTTTTCGTTTTCGGATCTGATCACGTATTACAGCGAAGAATCCTTATACACGGACGAGATCATTCTTTCCAAACAATCCCAGTTTCAAAGGATCATCGTAACCCGATGGAAGAACGAGATTCGTCTTTTTTTAAACGGACATCTTCAATTCTCCTCAAGGGACGAATATCGTTATCATGAAACGCTGGTGCATCCCGCATTGCTCGCGCATCCGGCTCCGAAACGAGTGTTGGTATTGGGCGGAGGAGACGGACTTGCCGTTCGCGAAATTTTAAAACACAAAGGGGTCGAATCGATCACATTGGTCGACCTCGATCCGGCGATCACGAATTTATTTACCGATCACGGAATGTTGAAGGAACTCAACGACGAAAGTTTAAAAAATTCTAAAGTGAAGGTGATCAACACGGACGCTTTTGTTTGGCTTGAGAATTCCGAGGAAGTTTTCGACGCGGTCATCATAGACTTTCCCGATCCGAGCAACTTTTCATTAGGAAAACTTTATACAACCGCGTTTTTTCAAGTCCTAAAAAGAAGAATGAACGAAACTTCCGTTTTGGAAATTCAATCCACTTCGCCTTTGTTCGCACGTTCTTCGTATTGGTGTATCGAAAGAACGATCGCTTCGCTGGGGTTACAGACGCTTCCGATTCACGTTTACGTTCCTTCCTTTGGAGAATGGGGTTTTGTTTTAGCGGGACAAAAGCCGATTCGATTCAAAAAAGAATTTCCGGATCATCTTCGTTTTTTGAATCAACAGGAGCTCGAATCGATCCAAGTTTTTCCACAGGACATGTCGAGGATTCCCGTGGAAATCAATCGCTTGGACAATCAGGCGCTGGTTCGGTATTACGACCGAGAATGGAATCGAATTTTGGATTGA